One region of Hemiscyllium ocellatum isolate sHemOce1 chromosome 32, sHemOce1.pat.X.cur, whole genome shotgun sequence genomic DNA includes:
- the LOC132830904 gene encoding transformer-2 protein homolog alpha-like isoform X3, whose amino-acid sequence MSDTEDLTDEERNGRSTSRSRSRSTAERAKSRSRSESRSISRASNLSGSRTSFSRSRSRSRSRSCSRRRSKYYSRSRSHTRSYRRRHRSRSYSPVYRRRRSNSHSPISRRRRHIGNRSNPNPNNCLGVFGLSLYTTERELREVFSRYGPLAGINVVYDQRTGRSRGFAFVYFENVEDSKEAKERANGMELDGRRIRVDYSITKRPHTPTPGIYMGRPTTDRYDDRDYSYRKRSPSPYYRRYRSRSRSYTPRRY is encoded by the exons ATGAGTGACACGGAAGACTTGACTGatgaggagagg AATGGGAGGTCAACATCACGATCACGGAGCAGGAGTACAGCTGAACGTGCCAAGTCCAGAAGTCGATCTGAGTCTCGTTCTATATCAAGGGCATCAAACCTGTCAGGATCACGGACATCATTCTCTAGATCACGATCAAGGTCCAGGTCGCG GTCATGCTCTCGACGTCGCTCCAAGTACTATTCACGATCTCGATCTCACACTCGGTCCTACAGGAGGAGGCACAGGAGCCGATCCTACTCACCTGTGTACAGACGGCGGCGAAGCAACAGTCATTCTCCCATATCAAGAAGACGACGTCATATTGGAAACAGG AGCAATCCAAACCCTAATAATTGCCTAGGTGTGTTTGGCCTGAGTTTGTACACCACCGAACGGGAACTACGTGAAGTATTTTCCCGATATGGACCACTTGCTGGAATCAATGTTGTCTATGATCAACGGACAGGAAGATCAAGAGGATTTGCTTTTGTCTACTTTGAAAATGTTGAAGACTCTAAAGAA GCAAAAGAACGTGCTAATGGAATGGAGCTTGATGGCCGCCGCATTAGGGTAGATTACTCCATTACAAAAAGACCCCACACTCCAACTCCAGGGATCTACATGGGCAGGCCAACAAC TGACCGATATGATGACCGGGATTACAGCTACAG GAAACGTTCTCCTTCACCCTATTACAGAAGATACAGATCTCGATCTCGTTCTTACACACCCC GTCGCTACTGA
- the LOC132830904 gene encoding transformer-2 protein homolog alpha-like isoform X1, which yields MSDTEDLTDEERNGRSTSRSRSRSTAERAKSRSRSESRSISRASNLSGSRTSFSRSRSRSRSRSCSRRRSKYYSRSRSHTRSYRRRHRSRSYSPVYRRRRSNSHSPISRRRRHIGNRSNPNPNNCLGVFGLSLYTTERELREVFSRYGPLAGINVVYDQRTGRSRGFAFVYFENVEDSKEAKERANGMELDGRRIRVDYSITKRPHTPTPGIYMGRPTTSVGSSHYNDYYSDRYDDRDYSYRKRSPSPYYRRYRSRSRSYTPRRY from the exons ATGAGTGACACGGAAGACTTGACTGatgaggagagg AATGGGAGGTCAACATCACGATCACGGAGCAGGAGTACAGCTGAACGTGCCAAGTCCAGAAGTCGATCTGAGTCTCGTTCTATATCAAGGGCATCAAACCTGTCAGGATCACGGACATCATTCTCTAGATCACGATCAAGGTCCAGGTCGCG GTCATGCTCTCGACGTCGCTCCAAGTACTATTCACGATCTCGATCTCACACTCGGTCCTACAGGAGGAGGCACAGGAGCCGATCCTACTCACCTGTGTACAGACGGCGGCGAAGCAACAGTCATTCTCCCATATCAAGAAGACGACGTCATATTGGAAACAGG AGCAATCCAAACCCTAATAATTGCCTAGGTGTGTTTGGCCTGAGTTTGTACACCACCGAACGGGAACTACGTGAAGTATTTTCCCGATATGGACCACTTGCTGGAATCAATGTTGTCTATGATCAACGGACAGGAAGATCAAGAGGATTTGCTTTTGTCTACTTTGAAAATGTTGAAGACTCTAAAGAA GCAAAAGAACGTGCTAATGGAATGGAGCTTGATGGCCGCCGCATTAGGGTAGATTACTCCATTACAAAAAGACCCCACACTCCAACTCCAGGGATCTACATGGGCAGGCCAACAAC CAGTGTTGGTTCTTCTCATTACAATGACTATTACAGTGACCGATATGATGACCGGGATTACAGCTACAG GAAACGTTCTCCTTCACCCTATTACAGAAGATACAGATCTCGATCTCGTTCTTACACACCCC GTCGCTACTGA
- the LOC132830904 gene encoding transformer-2 protein homolog alpha-like isoform X2 — protein sequence MSDTEDLTDEERNGRSTSRSRSRSTAERAKSRSRSESRSISRASNLSGSRTSFSRSRSRSRSRSCSRRRSKYYSRSRSHTRSYRRRHRSRSYSPVYRRRRSNSHSPISRRRRHIGNRSNPNPNNCLGVFGLSLYTTERELREVFSRYGPLAGINVVYDQRTGRSRGFAFVYFENVEDSKEAKERANGMELDGRRIRVDYSITKRPHTPTPGIYMGRPTTVGSSHYNDYYSDRYDDRDYSYRKRSPSPYYRRYRSRSRSYTPRRY from the exons ATGAGTGACACGGAAGACTTGACTGatgaggagagg AATGGGAGGTCAACATCACGATCACGGAGCAGGAGTACAGCTGAACGTGCCAAGTCCAGAAGTCGATCTGAGTCTCGTTCTATATCAAGGGCATCAAACCTGTCAGGATCACGGACATCATTCTCTAGATCACGATCAAGGTCCAGGTCGCG GTCATGCTCTCGACGTCGCTCCAAGTACTATTCACGATCTCGATCTCACACTCGGTCCTACAGGAGGAGGCACAGGAGCCGATCCTACTCACCTGTGTACAGACGGCGGCGAAGCAACAGTCATTCTCCCATATCAAGAAGACGACGTCATATTGGAAACAGG AGCAATCCAAACCCTAATAATTGCCTAGGTGTGTTTGGCCTGAGTTTGTACACCACCGAACGGGAACTACGTGAAGTATTTTCCCGATATGGACCACTTGCTGGAATCAATGTTGTCTATGATCAACGGACAGGAAGATCAAGAGGATTTGCTTTTGTCTACTTTGAAAATGTTGAAGACTCTAAAGAA GCAAAAGAACGTGCTAATGGAATGGAGCTTGATGGCCGCCGCATTAGGGTAGATTACTCCATTACAAAAAGACCCCACACTCCAACTCCAGGGATCTACATGGGCAGGCCAACAAC TGTTGGTTCTTCTCATTACAATGACTATTACAGTGACCGATATGATGACCGGGATTACAGCTACAG GAAACGTTCTCCTTCACCCTATTACAGAAGATACAGATCTCGATCTCGTTCTTACACACCCC GTCGCTACTGA